The Schistocerca nitens isolate TAMUIC-IGC-003100 chromosome 7, iqSchNite1.1, whole genome shotgun sequence genome contains a region encoding:
- the LOC126195226 gene encoding dihydrolipoyl dehydrogenase, mitochondrial-like, translated as MNLRVFHRLTSIKPPNVPCSPICPQLSCVQRRQYAASHEADVVVIGSGPGGYVAAIKSAQLGMKTVCVEKNDTLGGTCLNVGCIPSKALLNNSHYYHMAHSGDLAKRGVEVSDLKLNLKAMMEAKTTAVKALTGGIAHLFKQNKVQLLNGHGKITGPNEVTVIKADNSTETVKTKNIIIATGSEVTPFPGIDIDEERIVSSTGALSLNKVPQRLIVIGAGVIGLELGSVWSRLGAEVVAVEFMPTVGGVGIDGEVSKTFQRILAKQGLKFKLGTKVTGAAVQENLIKVSVEDVKDSSKKEELECDVLLVCVGRRPYTLNLGLEEMGIERDQKGRIPVDSKFQTVKPNIYAIGDTIHGPMLAHKAEDEGISCAEGIAGGPVHIDYNCIPSVIYTHPEVGWVGRTEEDLKKDGKKYKTGKFPFAANSRAKTNNDTDGFVKVLADIATDRILGIHIIGPSAGELINEGVLAMEYGASSEDVARSCHAHPTCSEALREGCLAAYFGKPINM; from the coding sequence ATGAACTTACGCGTGTTTCATAGATTGACCTCCATAAAGCCTCCGAATGTACCATGTTCTCCCATTTGCCCCCAGTTAAGTTGCGTACAGCGGCGACAGTACGCAGCATCTCATGAAGCCGATGTTGTAGTTATTGGATCGGGGCCGGGCGGCTATGTGGCTGCCATAAAATCAGCTCAGCTGGGCATGAAGACTGTGTGTGTAGAGAAGAACGACACGTTAGGAGGAACGTGCCTCAATGTCGGTTGTATTCCTTCCAAGGCTTTGTTGAACAACTCACACTACTATCACATGGCTCATTCGGGTGACCTAGCAAAGAGAGGCGTAGAAGTATCTGACTTGAAATTAAACTTGAAAGCCATGATGGAAGCGAAAACTACTGCTGTGAAAGCTCTAACGGGAGGTATTGCTCACCTGTTCAAGCAAAACAAGGTTCAGTTATTGAATGGGCACGGCAAAATAACTGGACCAAATGAAGTTACTGTGATAAAAGCCGACAACTCAACAGAAACTGTGAAAACCAAAAATATAATTATTGCAACAGGATCAGAAGTGACTCCATTTCCTGGAATAGATATAGACGAAGAAAGAATTGTTTCATCTACAGGGGCGTTGTCCTTGAACAAAGTTCCGCAGAGATTAATCGTGATTGGTGCCGGTGTAATTGGTTTAGAGTTGGGATCTGTTTGGTCAAGGCTGGGCGCTGAGGTAGTTGCTGTGGAATTTATGCCTACTGTCGGAGGAGTAGGAATAGATGGAGAAGTATCTAAAACTTTCCAGAGGATATTAGCAAAGCAAGGTTTGAAATTTAAGTTGGGAACAAAAGTGACTGGTGCTGCTGTCCAGGAAAATTTAATTAAAGTCAGCGTTGAAGATGTGAAGGATTCGTCCAAAAAGGAGGAACTGGAATGTGATGTGTTGCTGGTGTGTGTCGGAAGGAGGCCGTACACCTTAAATTTGGGCCTTGAAGAAATGGGCATTGAACGGGATCAGAAGGGAAGAATTCCTGTCGATTCTAAATTTCAAACAGTGAAACCGAATATTTACGCCATTGGCGACACTATCCATGGTCCAATGTTGGCTCACAAAGCTGAAGACGAGGGTATTTCATGCGCAGAAGGCATTGCTGGGGGCCCAGTGCATATTGATTATAATTGCATTCCTTCTGTTATCTACACTCACCCTGAAGTTGGTTGGGTTGGTCGGACTGAAGAAGATTTGAAAAAGGATGGCAAAaaatacaaaacaggaaaattTCCATTCGCAGCAAACAGCAGAGCAAAGACAAATAATGATACTGATGGCTTTGTGAAGGTATTAGCAGACATAGCGACGGACAGAATATTGGGCATTCATATCATAGGACCAAGTGCCGGAGAGCTGATCAATGAAGGAGTGTTAGCGATGGAATATGGAGCGTCTAGTGAGGATGTTGCAAGATCGTGCCATGCTCATCCAACATGCTCAGAGGCTCTCAGAGAAGGATGTCTAGCTGCGTACTTTGGAAAGCCAATTAATATGTag